GACAAGCAAGCATGGGaaataataaaagtgaattgtaaataataatgttGAATGTTAAAAGCTGTTTACAGTTAGCCAGAGGCAATGACTGTGCCCTCTACTTAACTCTCTGTAATAAGTGTTTGATGTTTACAATTCTTATTCAGAATACTCAAGTTTTTGCTGAGAAAAAGCTATGTAAGTGCTGAAGGGGGgccattttgatatttttgttttaatacttACATATCTTTTAGTTCTGTGCCTTTGTTCTTAATTGTATGTTTTCTCTCTTACAGATGTGGACAGCAATGATGAAGGAGGGCCAGACGGCAGTCCTGTTGAGGAGGAGGCCTGGTTTGGGAATGCTTCTGACACACGTTCAGAGTCGTCGTCCTATGGAGACACCCAGGATGAGCTCCTCCCGCTCAGGGGCTCTTCTCCTGATGAACGACCTGGAGTCAGCACTGGGTCTGGGGACCACGATACCTGTGGAGGCGAGGGCTCAGTGGGTTGTCCCACACCTGTCCATCGTGCCTCTTTGGAACTTCTTGGACTGGATGGAGGTGCGTTCTCGGCCCAGGACACGCTCTCCTCTGTGGTATCATCACTGTACGGTGAGGCAGCGTCTCGTGCCCTGGGAAAACCCCTCAGCAGTAACCTTCGTCGCCTCCTAGAGGCTGGGTCACTGAAACTTGACACTGGGGAGCTCCTGGGTCGCTCATCCAGgggaggtgctggaggagagTCTCCTCCAATTGGTCTAGCCCCACCATTGACCCTCTCCCCATCTTCCCACCATGCCCACCAGTTAAGTGCTCTTGCCCGAAAACTGgccaataacaataacaacagtgGCTCAGCCTCACCAGCCTCCTTGGCACCCTCAGTCACCAACATTAAGCAAGAGCCTCTTGACCCCTTTAACTCTGTCACCCCTAGCAACGGCAGTGGCTTTGTATGGGCAGGTGTCGCAGATAAATGGCCGCCGGCCAGCTGCACCACACCCTGCGGCTCCAGCCTATCCCCGGACTCTGCTATCCAGAagttaaaagcagcagcaaatgcTGTACTTCAAGACAAAAATGCTGTGGCCGCGTCGTCAACAacttcctcgtcctcctccacctcagccTCATCTGCAGTGCCAGCCCTCGGAGGGGGTGGTCGAGGAGATGATGTGGTGCGCTTTGATGCCTTCAACTCTCCGTTTAGCCCACAGTCAGCTAGCTCTACCCTCGCTGCACTTTCCAAGAAAGTCAGTGAGCGAAGCCAAGCCTCGTCGACAGCAAGTGCTGCTACTGACCACCAAGCCTCAGCAAGTTCTTTTCTCTCACTTGTATCAAtgacctcctctgctgccttgCTTAAAGAGGTGGCAGCTAGGGCAGCAGGAAACTTGCTGGCAGAGAAGAAGGAAGGTTCCCCCTTGGCGACACCTGGAGTCCTCCAAGAGGATGTGAAACCACTGCTGGACAAGAACCAGAAGGCCCCCACTCCATCTACACCTACTCAGAGCCTAGAGTTGCTGTTGCCTTCGACTCCAAAGGGCAGAGGAAAACCCAGCAGCCAAGCAGGTAATCTTGATGAACAATGAAGTAACaatatatatgcatatgtgCATACTATTCTGTAACACTATTACACTAATCATAAAAATACCCAGACTACTACAGATAATTTGAGTCAAACTCAAGCACAATACATTGTTGAGAGAGTGGATGACAGTTCAAGATCAATTCAGCTACATTTATGGAAAGTTTTCGACCTCCTTCATgttgtccttttcttttaaaaaataattgttcAAATGTAACTGAATTTCGAGGGAGCATATTTTTTATAATCATTATACCGCTTCCAATTCACCATTTACCAAAGACCACAGATGTCATGAAATCTGAATCAAAGCTGTTAATtccaatacatttttaactAATCTTGCAATTATAGCAACTCCAAATAGATGAGGTGTCTTTGCTGTCACAGTGTGGGAGAGTAGCAGGTTTACTTGTCACCAAAATGCTTTCACAGAAAGAACTACCATGAgatgttttctctagttttGTAATAGTTTTGTTCTCACCTCACTGGCGCTGAAGTAGCAAGTACTGTAACTTCAGCTTAACTGTCAGCCGAGCAGAGAGCATAGCCGAAAGTAAACAGCCCTGGCTGGCCTTCTAGTCTGGGAAATGGTCTGTGGGCTCGACGGGGGGTTCTGACTGAGACCTCACTGCCTTCCCATACCAGCTAGTTTGTGCTCGGATGTGCCTGCTGCCAAAAGGGGGCCGTCAGTGTGTGCTCGGCACAGTGGGGAGCCCTGGAGTCCATATCCATCTCGGCAGCCTCCTCCTGGCTTCAGCCCCCACTCACCATGGCCCTCTGCACCGATCAGCACAGCAGACTTAAGGCCAAACACATCATACTTTCCACTGACTGGATACAGATGTGTGCACAGTctcacgaacacacacacacacacacacacacacacacacacacacacacacacacacacagttctctctccctctctctccctctctctccctcttatgctcactctctctccattaCACACAAATGGTCATGCAGTATACTCTGTAAGTGTGTACGCAGATGCAGACATATAACCCAAACAAGGGCGCACACAAAGATCTCACTCTtgcacagggagagagaaagcttCAAAGTGCAGGCTCTAACTAAGTAGCCTTTAGGGAGAACAGAATGTTTTCAGAGAGATGGATGGGCACTTTTGAGGGATTGTGTCGCAACCCCGCCAAATCTAAAATGGCTGGATCAAATTGACTTCAGACAGATGAGGTAGTTGATGTAATATTCTGTGATGTGCATGCTAAAAAGGGGGTCTGCTCTAACCCGTGAGCTGTCAAGGTCGGGCAGCGCTGTAAAAATGCAGGTAGTTGTTTGGTCGCCAGACTGAAAAATGTGACCTTGATTATTGACTGTCatgtcttgttttattgttgtccCTTGGCAATTCCACTATAAAACTGTGCTGCACTGCTCTTTGCATATACAAGGAATAGCTTTGATTACATAGGAAACCGGCATTTTAAGTGCGAAGATAAaggtttcaaacacacacacatttctactcCCCTGCTTTATTTCTGCTCCACATGCCTCGACTTAGTGTAAGCAGAAGTCATTTTTGCATTGTGATCTCTGCTGTGCTTGGAGAGGTTGGGCCGCAGATGGCAGTTTATTGTTGCAAATAGGCAGTCTCGAGGTTTTACACCTCAGGTCAATGAATGGCTGAGCACAGTAATTTCACCAAACACTGATTACCAGATGTTTTTCAAGGAACGGTGCTGGAATACTTATGAAGCCATCCTGACAGGCCCTTGTAGAATTTGTAATGCAATCATGCCTCTTTCTAATAAGACCAATTAAACAGTAATGGATGCCGGATATGAAGCCAACAACAATAATCGAGATACTAAAACATGCTTGAGTTTTTACTTCCATTGTTCTATTGCTTCCAGCTGGCATTTCCCCTGATAGTTTTCACCATTAGGTGTCGGGGAGTTGTCTCTTCCACTTCTCTGAATACTGAaatgatgtttatttcttttaggtAAAGGAGGTATATATTCTTCTATGCTCTGAAATCAagtcaacatttttttatatagcacatttaaaaccacCACCATGTTCAACaggctttaaataaaaatgaataatataaaaacaaagagactaAAGAGAGaatagaaaacaacaaatcaataaaacaaacatcattATTACTTGAGAATTAAAATATAGCACaataacaaatgaaatcaaactcAACTCACAATTGAAAGCCACTGATAAACCTCTGAGACTGGCTGTAAATAGTAACATTGACCTGTGGTGCCTTCAAGGTTCTCCTGAGGATGGTGGCAAACCGTTCCAGTGTCCCGTGTGTGGCTTGGTCATCAAACGCAAGAGCTACTGGAAGAGACACATGGTCATTCACACGGGCTTAAAAAGCCACCAGTGTCCCTTGTGTCCCTTCCGCTGTGCTCGCAAAGACAATCTCAAGTCCCACATGAAGGTGAGAGCATATTGATATTCTTCATTTGTGACCCTGCACCCCTTGtcatacccacacacactgtcattaaTCAGGGCTTATTATGACTCTTGAAATATAATTGTTAACATTAAAGGGTATCCATGCTTTTGTTAAACTTTTAACATGTCCTCTCCGTGGCATAATTAAACGCTGCATGTTTGTTGTAGAATCTCACTGATACTTATAactgaaagaatgaaagagaagaagtgaTTCTAAACTTAAACCTGTTTTTCCAGGTACATCAGCACCAGGACCGGGGTGAGACATTTCAGTGCGAACTTTGCCCCTTCACCTCTTCTCGTCACTTCAGCCTGAAGCTTCACATGCGCTGCCACCAGCACTTTCCCCGCACAGATGTCAAGGTGAAAGAGGAGCTCACCACCGACACGGAGGGCGAGGGCTCCCTGATGGGTGACAGCGGCTTGGCGGACCTAAGAGGGATGGAGGCATCCCCGCTGCACTCAGACTCTCAGCAGCAGACGTCCCCTCCGGCCGAGGTGTCCTCCAATCATGTCCACATCAAGGAGGAGCCGCAGGAGAGAGACCTGTCCGTGCTCTCCCCCTTTAGCATCTGCAGGGAACGTCCCAGCAGTAGTGCCAACTCCCTGGACCTACCTGGGGTTGGAGTCGGGGTCAGATCCAGTCCCAGCTGTCCAACTACGGCCTCCCTCTTCAGCCCTGACATCTCTACCAAGACAGCTACTGACCTGCTTATGAAACTATCAGGTTAGCATTCAATTTATCATACGTATTAGAAtattagtatttaaatattatgaaATCCGATTCACTTTCAGACTTAAGCCTTTATTTTAATGATTGGTTAAtcattatttgttattattattttttaattatttgttaatCCTTTGCTTTATAGGATATCAGCAAAGAATTCTATAATGAGTTCTGAAAATTACTTATTTTTCTTACCAGTAATACAGTGTTAAGAAAGGCATGGATAAACGGcttgcacagacacactgattGACTCCTCTAACCcataattgttttgtttattgtaCCATTTTCTCAACTTGACTTTGCAACTCCAGTCATTGCAGTCGCGCTTTTATCATAAGTTTTTCACGTCTTCAAAACTTGTCTGTGAAGACATCTGTGCTGATCTGACGTTGTCTCGCCTTTGccttatgttttgttttgattctttTTCACTGTCACCAGAAATAACATTCGTAAGAAGTGTAAACAGTTTTATGTTTATCGTCTTGGGTCAAGCCTGCAGTTTGTCTCTATGAGCTGTTTTTAAtggttttttaaaacaataggAGCCTAAAATGTCTGGGAGTTGGCTCAAAACTGTAGTGAACAGACAGTTTAAGCTCCTGACAGTGGTTaatatatcattatttttaGACTTTTCATAGACATTAACATAAGAAAAAAATTCAGCATCCCGCTGGTGttatcatttaatttgattaaattcACTGTTTAAACAATATTTAGACATTTTATATCTTTCTCTAAAATATGACGCACGGAAGAGCCAGATGTCTTTAAAATGGTTACGACAATACccaaagattttaaaatgtgcacatAGAACACTGAACTGAGGAAAACAACGAGTAAATATGACTAAATGgatatactttatttattttgcctgCAAGTAttctttaaaacaataacatgatATTTAGATTGATGGGTTTCTTAATAACAGCATTGAAACTTTGCACAGACACAAAGGTTGCCCTTTATCAGTgtaacatatacagtatataaaaatatactgtGATTTTCTATTGTGTGCAGTTGCTTGTGCCACCTACATAagtacatacacatacacaagcacacagtaGACTAAAGTTTTAGAAAAccctcatttttcatttaaatttaatcagTTTAAGTGAACTGAATAACCTTGAATGGTACAAAGGTCAGTGATAAACTGcccaaggtaaaaaaaaaaaaaagtcaaggttagaaaaactaaaacatcatgcaaatttcacaaaaaactaaatgaaagttAATGCGAACAACTTCTGCATGTGTCTTAACTTTGTCATTTATTAAAAACCTTCTGTCTGTACAAAGGCAGTGTTGGAACAAATTTTTTATCACTACACCCTCTGATGCACTATACAGTGCTGTTGGGCAGGAATAGTATTATATGTGTGAATGATGAGCAAAAAGTCGAATAACAATGAGGGACTGACAGAAGATACAGCAAGATAATAACCCAAAACATTAGAGAAGATCTAAATAGTATTCATCAGTTAAAGTGCACCATattcagtgtgtatgtgttttcaccagcatgtgtgtgtatcgCAGATAGCAAGGCTTTAATAATTTGAAATACCAAGTAACATCCTCAAACACAACTGACTAATTTATTGTCACCTGTTTTGTGACATGTTACTTTGAACATGaacatgttgtttgtgtgtttggaatAAGCAACAAAGAGGAGACATTTTTTGCATAATAACAAATTCCAATCATACTATGAATGACTGAGAAAACATGGAATCTTCTGATCCTGAGTTCTTCTGACCTATAAAAATTAAGGCTTCAGTGGCTTCATGCTTCCTAAACGTTGCTTTGCCAGTGGTCAACAGGGGATGATATTCTTGGTATTCATCAGTTTAAGTGCACCTTAGGCAGaaacagtgtatgaatgtgtgcaccACCATGTTAACAGCAGAATTGAAtatgcacaaaaaaaagaatcaagtCAAGTACCAATGAGCATTACCAAAGTCATGACCTAAATTGGAGCATATACATTGTTCATCACTAATTTTGCCAATAAATGCTCTGGTTTGAACTGTATATTTTATTCGCTTACTTCAGGATATCTAATTAATATCAGATTTGTCTACTTTTTGAAATTAATTTATCCAGGATGGACCTGGCTCTCTGTACCTCAAATTGTGATgacatggattttttttaaagctttataACATAATGATGCAGCATTtctttaacaaaacaaacatgctgcTCCAAGGTTTTCTAGGTCCAAACTGTGTTTAGATGCATTTCACCATGTTGCAAAATATCAAAGTGTAAGCCTGGTGTACGGCAAGATTGATGGAAAAAGGTTGACTGAGGTTCAGCGCTGGGGTCGAGGCTACGGCTGCCACTCTTCCACTTAATGCTGTGTAATTAGATTGAGATCTTGAGTGAGGATGGGAGGAAAAACCCTGGGAACATTAGATTAATTAAAAATTTATGCATAATTCATAATTAAAAAGGAATTCATAATTTGAAATGATTAGCGCCCTCAGCGCCATCCTGTGACCCCGCCAGGATGCACAGGGATTGGGCTGGCTTAGTTAACTCCCCCTCGATCTTGCACACCCCGGCGCCACATGGATGCCCCCTGGGTGCCAGTTGCACTTCACTCTCAGACTGCAAAATCAAGCCCAGGCAACTCCCAGAGGAGCCAAGATGGCTCCTCACAATGTCAGTCCAGTGTCAAGTGGCGGACATCTTAGTCAGGGCATCATTCAAGGACAATGAGGGAGGATATAAAAAGACAGGGTGAGAGGATGTTGAACTTGAATGCATCATGATGGGTTTTAATGAATGCAGCTGCTTTGATCACaaagttttctctttgttgGGTGGGGCGGAGTTAAAGACAGAGGGTTATGAAACTGGGCTCAGATCTTGGCGAGACTTACCCATGCCACAGAGCAGCCTGGGAGGGAGAGGTGAAGAAGTTCCTCCTGGGACCTCTAGACTCTATTTCTTCTGACCTCCCTGCCAACCCAGATTGAGTGTGTACACGAGCAGCTCATCCCTCCTGCTTTTACACTGCTGTCTCAGTGCCTCAATCCCACAAGGCctatgaggaggagaaggagaagggggGTGTATAAAAAGCCGGAGAggggaagataaaaaaaaaaagagacagataaTGTGACAGCAagtgagggagagggaaaaagaggTAAAGAGGGAGTTGCATGGAGATCCCCAGGCATAAAAAGCCACTGAACTCTTCCTGACCTCTGACATAATAAGCATATCATTTTTTGGGCTGCCCTGCTTT
This is a stretch of genomic DNA from Paralichthys olivaceus isolate ysfri-2021 chromosome 8, ASM2471397v2, whole genome shotgun sequence. It encodes these proteins:
- the znf827 gene encoding zinc finger protein 827 isoform X3; its protein translation is MPRRKQEQPKRLPSHVDSNDEGGPDGSPVEEEAWFGNASDTRSESSSYGDTQDELLPLRGSSPDERPGVSTGSGDHDTCGGEGSVGCPTPVHRASLELLGLDGGAFSAQDTLSSVVSSLYGEAASRALGKPLSSNLRRLLEAGSLKLDTGELLGRSSRGGAGGESPPIGLAPPLTLSPSSHHAHQLSALARKLANNNNNSGSASPASLAPSVTNIKQEPLDPFNSVTPSNGSGFVWAGVADKWPPASCTTPCGSSLSPDSAIQKLKAAANAVLQDKNAVAASSTTSSSSSTSASSAVPALGGGGRGDDVVRFDAFNSPFSPQSASSTLAALSKKVSERSQASSTASAATDHQASASSFLSLVSMTSSAALLKEVAARAAGNLLAEKKEGSPLATPGVLQEDVKPLLDKNQKAPTPSTPTQSLELLLPSTPKGRGKPSSQAGSPEDGGKPFQCPVCGLVIKRKSYWKRHMVIHTGLKSHQCPLCPFRCARKDNLKSHMKVHQHQDRGETFQCELCPFTSSRHFSLKLHMRCHQHFPRTDVKVKEELTTDTEGEGSLMGDSGLADLRGMEASPLHSDSQQQTSPPAEVSSNHVHIKEEPQERDLSVLSPFSICRERPSSSANSLDLPGVGVGVRSSPSCPTTASLFSPDISTKTATDLLMKLSAANQRETLKSPFHLKEEPKVEEALSPRPSSQSQSQVQPSYPASFCQDGSTGVAAATERPGPLKPREGSPMAKNSLLSQDINVKVASELLMKLSENNKDAQYQKVKVKVEPMEVDPPPAELTPPASHLLAFSTLGASEKSEPMSNLPETLARPQKDLFSQDISVKMASELLFKLSEKVSKANNHKDSNMVGINSPFLDECFRQSPFNLCSKSSSPAEASSSTRAVFHDSEKDDGEPGNGIAQWRLNEQLFPCPVCGKVFGRQQTLSRHLSLHTEERKYKCHLCPYAAKCRANLNQHLTIHSVKLVNTDAEQIVSAVTADSAERKNCPYYYSCHVCGFQTELNAQFVSHMSLHVDKEQWMFSLCCSICDYVCMEENDMKNHISTGHAGLNSRSPLSETKSTSSSLSALSDSLNSSEGGDLAHGNEELKSLLAPPSSTGSQSSSGSHSGSGTEDKSDKGFECVFCNFVCKTRSMYERHLQIHLITRMFECDVCHKFLKTPEQLLEHKKCHTVPSGGLKVCEALWGPEQMKGAI